GCAGGAGGAGGGTGACCGGCGGCACGATCTGATGGCGAACGCCGAGGCCCATCCCGAATCGCTGAACGATTTTCTGCTGCACCAATTGGCCGAACTCGATATCGACACCGATGTCGAATTGATGGCCGAACGCATTATCAGCACGCTCGATGCCCGCGACGGAGGATACCTGCGGACGCCGCTTAGCGATCTATTGCCGTCGAACCACACTCCCGAAGACCTCGAATTGGCCAAGCGCGCCTTGGCGGTCGTTCAGTCGTTGGAGCCGACTGGAATTGCGGCTCGCGATCTGTCGGAGTGCCTTCTGCTGCAATTGTCCGACAAAGATCCGTACTACGAGGAAATGAAGACGCTGATCACCGGGCATCTGGAGGATATCGCAGGCAACCGCTTGCCCGCGATCCAACGCAAAACCGGTTACTCGTTGGACAAGATTCAAAAGGTCAAAGACGAACTGCATTCGCTCAATCCCAAACCGGGAGCGGCGTTTATGGAGACCTATGTTCCGACAGTCACCCCCGATGTGATCGTCGAGCAGGACGATGAGGGGCAGTACAAGGTTCGCTTGGACGACGACCGCGTGCCGACCTTGTTCATCAGCGAATATTATCGCCAGCGATTGCAAGATCCATCGGCCACGACTGAAGAGCGCGAGTATATCAAACAGAAGATCAACGGGGCGCAGTGGTTGATCGATTCGATCGAACAGCGACGCAGCACGTTGACCAAGGTTTCTCAAGCGATCGTCGATCACCAGAAAGCGTTTCTCGATCTTGGCCCCGAAGCGATTGAGCCGCTGAAGATGCAGCAGATCGCCGATCGCGTGGGGGTGCATGTGACGACGGTCAGTCGCGCCGTCGACGACAAATGGATCCAAACCGCGCGAGGTATCCTGCCACTGAAGCGGTTCTTTGTCGGTGGCACCCAGACCGAAGATGGCGACGACGTCGCTTGGGATACGATTCGGATCAAGTTGCAGGAAGTGATCGACAACGAAGACAAAAGCAAACCGCTCAGCGACGAAGATATCGTCAAGGAACTGAAGAAGCACGGGATGACGGTCGCTCGCAGAACGGTCACCAAATACCGCAAGAAAATGGGGATCCCCAGCAGCCGGCAACGCCGCGATTGGATGTTGGAGAACAAATAGCGGAACGATCGCGGTGGGCGCTGCCGCTTCGCGACATGTAAGCCACAGTGGAGGAGGCCGATCCATGACCGTTCGACCATCGTTTTTGCTTGGCATTGCTGCGGCGATGCTGATCGGCGCTCCGCCGGCTTGGGGACAACAGCTCCACACCGTGTCGCCGTTGCAGAATATCGGCGACAGCTTTCACGAACACGTTGGAATCGGCTGGGGGCTCCGCGGGCCCGGTTGGTTCGTCAACGTCCCCAACGGTGTCGGCGGCGCTGCTTTGGGCGGGTCCGATCCCAACGCTGGTTTGTCGGGCGGATTTGCGGGGCGCCGCGGGAATGTCTCGGGAAACCTCGGTTTCCAGTGGTCGCAGGGAAGCAATCGCTCGATGAGCACGGTCTCGCCATCGCTGACCACGCTGGACGGTTATCCCGGTTCGTTGTTCAGTGGCAGCGTCCGCCCTTTTGTGACCAGTGTGACGCCAGCGGTTAGCAGTTTTACCGCACCCAACGAAGGGATTCGCCAAGCGGGAGTGCAGCGACAGCAAGCAACGCTCGATTCGATCGCTGAAAAGAAGGGGCAGGTTCGCAATGAGAAGGCGGAGCGGTACTGGGACCGCGCTCTCCGCGCCGAGCAGCAGGGGAATCTAAAGATGGCTCGAGCCAATTATCGATTGGCCCTACCGCATGCCAGCGAGCCGATGTATTCCGAGATCGTCCGCCGCATGGTCCAACGAGGTTGGACGCGGTAGATACTCTTCATCGGGCCGACGAAAGATCAGCCCTGCGGTTCGGCTTGTTCTTCCATCTCGCGGATGTATGCCCGCAAGCGTTCCAGTTCATCGCGAGTTCCCTTCAGCTTCAGCATGTTTTCGACACGCTTGAGCAGTTGAAACTTGTTGACCGGTTTGGTTAGGAAGTCGTCGGTTCCCGATTCGACAGCCCGTTCGATATCGCCCAGTTCGTTGAGCGCGGTCACCATCAGCACGATGATCTGCTGGGTGGCGGGATCTTGTTTGATCTTCTTGCAGACCTCAAATCCGCTCAACCGAGGCATCATGACATCTAACAGGATCAGATCGGGAGCAAACGACGCGACCTTCTCCATGCAATCGGCACCGTCGACGGCGTGTTCGATCTCGCATTCGACGTTTGCTAGATAGGCATCCAGCAATTCCCGGTTGGCTTCATTGTCATCAGCGATCAGGATCCGATCCGCAGGCATGATGTTGACTCGTTATGGTGGGGCTGATTGACCAGAGGGTGCCGACCGATCGATCGGTCGGCACAAAACCGCAAAACTCAATTATACCGTGACGGAGGCTGTGGCTGCATCGGCAGGCACGGGGAAGCCTTGGCACAATTCACTCACCTGTCCGCGGATCGAGGTAAGCACCGAATCGTCGTCGTGCGACTTGAGCGCCTGGATGATCCAATTGCCGATCGTTCGCATCTGTTCCACCTTCATGCCGCGCGTTGTCAGCGCGGGGGTTCCGATCCGGATGCCCGATGGATCCATCGGTTTGCGGGTATCGAATGGAATCATGTTCATGTTGACGGTGATTCCACATTTTTCCAAAGCCGCTTCGGCAAGCTTGCCACCGATCCCGAATCCGGTCACGTCGACCAGGCACAGGTGATTGTCGGTACCACCGCTGACCAGCGTGAGGCCACCAGCGATCAATGTTTCGGCCAAGACCTTGGCGTTGTCGACGACCTGTTGGCCGTAGGCTTGGAAATCGGCAGAGGCCGCTTCCTTGAAGCAGACCGCTTTGGCCGCCACGATGTGCATCAACGGGCCGCCTTGGATTCCCGGGAAGACGCTGCGGTTGATGGCTTTCAGGTCGTCCTGTTTGCACAAGATCAAACCGCTGCGTGGGCCGCGGAGTGTTTTGTGCGTGGTCGTGGTGACATAGTCGGCGACGGGGACCGGATTGTTGTGAATCTTGGCCGCGACCAGGCCGGCGTAATGCGCCATGTCGACCATCAATTTGGCCCCAACCTCGTTGGCGATTTCAGCGAACTTGTCGTGCGGGATTTCGCGAGGGTAGGCGCTGGCACCGGCGACGATCATCTTCGGTTTCAGTTCGCGAGCCAACCGCGCGATCTGATCGAAGTCGAGGCGATGGTGTTCGCGATCGACGCCGTAGCTGTGGAAATCGTACAGCTTGCCGCTGATGTTCAGCTTCATGCCGTGTGTCAGGTGGCCACCTTGTGCCAGGTCCAAGCCCAGCACCTTGTCACCCGGTTCCAGCACGGTCATATAAACCGCGGTATTGGCTTGCGATCCGCTGTGCGGTTGCACGTTGGCCGCTTCGGCACCAAACAGATCGGTCGCCCGTTGGATCGCCAATCGCTCGGTCACATCGACAAATTCGCACCCGCCATAATAGCGACGTCCGGGATATCCTTCGGCGTATTTATTGGTCAATACGCTGCCGGCAGCTTGCATCACAGCAGGGCTGGTGTAGTTCTCGCTGGCGATCATCTCCAGACCGTCGCGTTGACGCTCGGCTTCGTTCGCAATGGATTGCCAAATTTCAGGGTCTTGTTTTTCCAGGATATTCATGCGATTGGGGTGTGAGCGTGGTTAGAAGTCGAGAAGGTTGGTCCGCTAATTGTCGGCTGATCGTTGCGGATCGTCAATCCGCATCTAGACAATAGGATCCGTTCTCGTCCACGTCTCCAACGCGAATCGCTGTGGCCCTCGCGGCGATCGCCGCGAGGGCGAGCTGGCGATTTACAAAATCCCGAATTTCGCATACGCGTCGACGGCTCCCATTCCCTGCTTGATCGCATCGCGGGTGACGTTTTCGGCGTGAACTTTTTCCCAGGCCGCGGCCAGGATCTCGGCGCTTTGAGCTTGGGGAACGATCACGACGCCATCCTCGTCGGCGACCACGATGTCGCCGCTACAAATCGTCACACCACCAACGACCACGGGTTGATCAAACGCGGTGACCCGTTGCCGATGGCAACTGTCGTAGACACTGCGCCCGGCGGCGAAGACGGGGAAGCCCATCGCCCGCATCTTGGGCACATCGCGAACCGCGCCGTCGACGATCACGCCGACACAGCCGCGGTTGGACGCTGCCGTCGACAGCAGTTCACCCCAGATTCCCGAACGCATCGATCCGGCCGCAGCCGCGATCACGACATCGTCGCTCTGGCAACTGTCGACCAATTGCAGTTCCAGTTCGTATGGCGAAGGATCGACGTCGAATAGATCTTCCCAAGCGCTGGTGCGGCAGCGGCCAATCAATACTTCCGTTGTCGTTTGCGGTGGCAGTTCGTGTTGGATGCTCTGATTCCGCAAACCAAATTGGTCGCAAGCATCGGCGACGACAGCGCTATACAAGGTCTCGCGCAATTGCGCAAAGGTGCGTTCCATGGATCGATTCCGATTCAGTGTGGAGGGGGGGTTGTGAGCGGCAGATTTGCCGAGGCAAGCATCGTTGACAACGCGCTCGCCCTGTGCCGGTGGGGCGGGACACACCTCTTTGGCGCGGTGCATTCACCGCGGCGCGACGTGTGTGTTCGTGAAATCACAGCATAGCCTCATCCATCAGGAATGACAGAGCACTCACGAAAGTTGGCCTGGGTAACACCGGTGTTGGCGGCAGCGATGATCCTTGGCGGTGTCGGGCCGAATTGCGTTATTATCTTTCGAGGGGGCGGTGAGCAACATTGGAGTTGGACGCTTCGAATTTGCGTCCCCCCTAAAATTGAATTCGCCGCTGGCGATCGCCTTTACTGTGGCTGACGGATTTGAGATCGATCGCCTATACTGGCCGCGATGAACGGCGATCAAAACTGGCAAAACGAATATCCTTTTACTTCGCGATGGCACGAGGCCGATGGGCATCGTTACCACTTTATCAGCGAAGGGGCTGGCGATCAGACGATCCTGGCCGTGCACGGCAATCCGACGTGGAGCTTTTATTGGCGAAACGCGGTCCAACGTTTTCGCGATACCCATCGGGTTGTCGCCGTCGATCACATCGGATGTGGGCTCAGCGACAAGCCGCAAGATTACGACTATTGCTTGGAAACCCACGCGGCGAATCTGGGCCGTTTGATCGAGGCCGAGGATTTGCGGCGGATCACGCTGCTGGCTCACGATTGGGGGGGCGCGATCGGTCTGCTGGCTCTCACCAAACATGTGGATCGTTTCGAGCGGATTATCCTGCTGAACACCGCCGCCTTTCCTCCTCCCTACGTTCCCTGGCGGATCGGCGTGTTGCGATGTCCCGTCCTGGGGTCGTTTGCAATCCGTGGGCTCAATGCTTTTGCGGGGCCCGCGGTGACGATGGCGATGTCGCGGCAATCGCTTAGCCCAGCGGCGCGGGCCGGTTTGTTGGCCCCCTACAAGAATTGGGCCGACCGCGTGGCGATCGATGGATTTGTTCGCGACATTCCGATGTCGCCTTCGCATCGCACCTGGCGTTCTTTGGAGAATCTCGAAGCGGCGTTGCCGGGACTGTCGCATCTGCCAGCGATGTTCGTCTGGGGGATGAAGGATTGGTGCTTCCGCCCCGAATGTATGGACCGACTGCAAAAGTCGATGCCTCACGCCCAGACCGTCCCGATCGACGACGCGGGGCATTATGTGATGGAGGACGCTCCCGAACAGGTGCTCGGTGCGATCGATCAATTCTTGAATCGCGAAGTTCCGGTCAGCTAATCGGCCGGCGGGTTGGCGAACCTGGCGCTAGCAGCTTGTCGGTTTAATCAGCCGGTTGGGCGTTAGCCCCGGTTCCGCTGCCACTAAACCGGGGCTAACGCCCAAACGGCTAATGCGAGGAAGCTCGTTGTGACTAAACCGACAAGCCGCTAGCGCGTGCCGGGGTGGTGCCTCGCGTCGAAACACGGAATAGCCCTGGTGGCTGTAAATGCCGCGTTTCAATGCGCTGCCGGTTGGGGTATAATCTCTCGCTCTGGGAATGACAGGTTCACGTTTTGCCGATGGTGAAAGAGCGCTACGTTAGACCCACAATAACTCCTCTGCGGCAGCGGATGTTCTGAAGATCTCGATCCCCGGGGTCGCTTGCATCTGCGATGCGAATCATCGAACACTCTTTCCCACCAGAAGCTCGTTGAATCACGAAACCATAACCAGCCGCGACGATCTCGATCGCTTTTGCGAGCGGCTCGCCCAGCAACCGTTAATTGCTTTTGATACCGAATTTGTCTCGGAGGATCGCTACCGCCCCGAGCTCTGTTTGCTGCAAGTCGCTGCGGGCGACATGTTGGCGATCATCGATCCGATCGCGATTGGGACGACTCAGCCGTTTTGGGACCTGATCTCCACGCCGGGCCGGACGGTTATCGTGCACGCCGGTCGCGAAGAGATGCGGTTTTGTTGGCGTTTCGCTGGCAAACCGATCGCGGGATGTTTTGACGTCCAAATGGCAGCCGGTTTCGTGGGAATCGAATATCCGGCGTCGTTGGGCAATCTGGTCAAAACGATCTGCGGAAAGACGCTTGGCAAAGGGGAGACACGCACCGATTGGCGTCGCCGCCCACTTTCCGACGGGCAGATCGAATACGCCCTGCAAGACGTGATCGATCTGGCCACGCTTCATGAAACGATCGGTAAGATGGTCGACGACCTGCAGCGTCGAACTTGGCTTGAAGAAGAGATCGCGACGCTTCAGCAGACGGTCGCCGACAACGAAGTAAACGAGAATTGGCATCGTGTCTCGGGCAGCAGCAGTTTGCCACCGCGGCAGATGGCGATCATCCGCGAACTGTGGCGTTGGCGGGAAGCCAGGGCGCAAAAGATTGATCAACCGGCACGGCGGGTGTTGCGCGACGATCTGCTGGTGGAACTAGCCCGCCGGGGCAGCCCCGATCCGAAACGAATCAACAGTATCCGCGGGATGGAACGGCGGAATCTGCAAGCCCATCACGAAGCGATCGCCCACGCGATCGGGCTCGCGTTGGATTTGGACGACAGCGAGTTGCCGGTTAAACCGCGCGGTGAACGACGCGCCAAAGTCCCAATGCTCAGCCAGTTTCTGTCGACCGCGATCGCTTGTGTCTCGCGAACTCACAAGATGGCGCCAGCGATCGTTGGCAACGCCGACGATGTTCGCGAATTGTTGACCTACGAAATGAGTGGCAACATGAATGCCCCGAAACCGGCGCTGTTGCGTGGTTGGCGAGGCGATGTCGTGGGGAAAGCGTTCCGCGACGTGTTGGATGGCAAGCTGGCGATCCGCGTGGCGAATCGACAAGCCGAACAGCCGTTGGAATTTATCGACGCCCAACCTTAGCGCCGCGCAAGGTCTGCACCTGACAGCTCTCTCTGTGCTTCGATGTTCACGACATCGGAAATGCCATGCGACATTCCACGGGGGAACGCTCGGCGACGACACGTCACGCCATCGCGACGTCGGCGGCTTTAAAAACCGTTTGTGCGCGGCGATAACCGAGTCGTTCGTACAATCGCAGCGCCGCGGTGTTGTCGGTCGTCACTTCCAGATGCATCCGGGTTAGCCCGATCTGTTGGAAGCCTTTGGTGGCCAGATTCAACAGGATGCTCCCCAGTCCTTGGCCGCGATGTGGTTTCGCGATCCCCAGATTCTGCAGCGCTCCCCAGCCTTCGGCCTGAATTCCTTGAACCGTCCCAACGGGCTGCGGTTTCCGCGAATCGGAATCGCGGAATCTCAACAGCCACGTCGCTTCGGGGACAAAGTTCGATCGACCGGCGATCTCTTGCATCAACCGTTGGCAGCCATCGCGCTGCCCCAGGCAGGGGAAAACGTTTGCATCGAGTTCCCATTGGAAGCTGTGGAATTTCGCCAGCCCGTGCTGTTTCAACAGATCCTCCGACCACGGCAGGACTTCATAGCCTTCGGGCAATCGGTAGCTGGAAGGAACAAAATTCTCCAGGTCCAATTCCATTCGATAACGTTTGAAGTAGGTGATGCCCATCGGCGTGGCGCTCCCGAATGTCGCTGCTTCGATACCAAGTCCGTGCCGACAATTTTACCCCATTTTTCACGCTCGCCCAACGATCTTGGGCGACGGGGGAATTTCGTTCCGAAAAGCGGGGCCTGCTGGGCAATATGAAGCGGTTGCTGGGGTGGTCGGGCTGTCGCTCGAGCGGCCTCTGTGGTTGCATCCCAAGGATGCTTGGGCGAAACTTGCACGACAGCGCCTCGGCGACCTGTTCCCTCCAATATCTCCCTCCTATCATAGGAACCGCAACCTTGCCATTTGATCTGACCGGTTCGACAGCTCTGATCACGGGTGGCACGCAAGGTGTCGGGGCGGCTATCGCGATCGCGATCGCCGGTTCCGGTGGCAACGTCGTGCTGCATGGACTTCGCGATGACGACGCCGCACAGCAAACGCTCGCCGCCTGCCGCGCCCAAGGGGCAAATGCCGATCTGTTGTTGGGCGATCTCGCCGGACCGACCGAAGACTGTATTGGCCGATTGTTCGATTCTGCGACGGCCGCTCATCCCGAGATCAACATGTTGGTCAACAATGCCGGCACCTACATCGACGTGCCGTTTTTGGAGATGGATTTCGAGCGGTATCAGCGGACGATGCAGTTGAACGTGGCGGCAGGTTTCTTTTTGACCCAGGCCTTCGCACGCCGCTGGGTCGATCGCCAGGCACGCGGCCGCGTCCTGTTCACCGGATCGATCAACGGTCAATTGGCCGAACCCGATCACGTCGCTTACGACAGCAGCAAGGGAGCGGTTTTGGCGATGGTGAAATCGCTGTGCGTGGCGCTCGCCCCGCATGGAATCCGCGTTAACGGCATGGCGCCGGGCTTGGTCAAGACTCCGTTGACCGGCGTCCTGGAGACCGACCAAGACCTCGATGCTTGGATGCGTTTGCACACGCCCAACGGTCGCGTTCCCGAAG
Above is a genomic segment from Rosistilla ulvae containing:
- a CDS encoding GNAT family N-acetyltransferase, with the translated sequence MGITYFKRYRMELDLENFVPSSYRLPEGYEVLPWSEDLLKQHGLAKFHSFQWELDANVFPCLGQRDGCQRLMQEIAGRSNFVPEATWLLRFRDSDSRKPQPVGTVQGIQAEGWGALQNLGIAKPHRGQGLGSILLNLATKGFQQIGLTRMHLEVTTDNTAALRLYERLGYRRAQTVFKAADVAMA
- a CDS encoding RraA family protein; this encodes MERTFAQLRETLYSAVVADACDQFGLRNQSIQHELPPQTTTEVLIGRCRTSAWEDLFDVDPSPYELELQLVDSCQSDDVVIAAAAGSMRSGIWGELLSTAASNRGCVGVIVDGAVRDVPKMRAMGFPVFAAGRSVYDSCHRQRVTAFDQPVVVGGVTICSGDIVVADEDGVVIVPQAQSAEILAAAWEKVHAENVTRDAIKQGMGAVDAYAKFGIL
- a CDS encoding alpha/beta fold hydrolase, coding for MNGDQNWQNEYPFTSRWHEADGHRYHFISEGAGDQTILAVHGNPTWSFYWRNAVQRFRDTHRVVAVDHIGCGLSDKPQDYDYCLETHAANLGRLIEAEDLRRITLLAHDWGGAIGLLALTKHVDRFERIILLNTAAFPPPYVPWRIGVLRCPVLGSFAIRGLNAFAGPAVTMAMSRQSLSPAARAGLLAPYKNWADRVAIDGFVRDIPMSPSHRTWRSLENLEAALPGLSHLPAMFVWGMKDWCFRPECMDRLQKSMPHAQTVPIDDAGHYVMEDAPEQVLGAIDQFLNREVPVS
- the rpoN gene encoding RNA polymerase factor sigma-54, which translates into the protein MRISMGFEQRQQQVQKLAPRMIQSMEILQLPLLALQERVEQEMNENPLLEVQDDDPQLPDDPEETYENPDAPTESERELVVDNDHDNQDDFERLLNMKNELPNTFDEPFRKSSNQMQEEGDRRHDLMANAEAHPESLNDFLLHQLAELDIDTDVELMAERIISTLDARDGGYLRTPLSDLLPSNHTPEDLELAKRALAVVQSLEPTGIAARDLSECLLLQLSDKDPYYEEMKTLITGHLEDIAGNRLPAIQRKTGYSLDKIQKVKDELHSLNPKPGAAFMETYVPTVTPDVIVEQDDEGQYKVRLDDDRVPTLFISEYYRQRLQDPSATTEEREYIKQKINGAQWLIDSIEQRRSTLTKVSQAIVDHQKAFLDLGPEAIEPLKMQQIADRVGVHVTTVSRAVDDKWIQTARGILPLKRFFVGGTQTEDGDDVAWDTIRIKLQEVIDNEDKSKPLSDEDIVKELKKHGMTVARRTVTKYRKKMGIPSSRQRRDWMLENK
- a CDS encoding ribonuclease D, with the protein product MNHETITSRDDLDRFCERLAQQPLIAFDTEFVSEDRYRPELCLLQVAAGDMLAIIDPIAIGTTQPFWDLISTPGRTVIVHAGREEMRFCWRFAGKPIAGCFDVQMAAGFVGIEYPASLGNLVKTICGKTLGKGETRTDWRRRPLSDGQIEYALQDVIDLATLHETIGKMVDDLQRRTWLEEEIATLQQTVADNEVNENWHRVSGSSSLPPRQMAIIRELWRWREARAQKIDQPARRVLRDDLLVELARRGSPDPKRINSIRGMERRNLQAHHEAIAHAIGLALDLDDSELPVKPRGERRAKVPMLSQFLSTAIACVSRTHKMAPAIVGNADDVRELLTYEMSGNMNAPKPALLRGWRGDVVGKAFRDVLDGKLAIRVANRQAEQPLEFIDAQP
- a CDS encoding serine hydroxymethyltransferase: MNILEKQDPEIWQSIANEAERQRDGLEMIASENYTSPAVMQAAGSVLTNKYAEGYPGRRYYGGCEFVDVTERLAIQRATDLFGAEAANVQPHSGSQANTAVYMTVLEPGDKVLGLDLAQGGHLTHGMKLNISGKLYDFHSYGVDREHHRLDFDQIARLARELKPKMIVAGASAYPREIPHDKFAEIANEVGAKLMVDMAHYAGLVAAKIHNNPVPVADYVTTTTHKTLRGPRSGLILCKQDDLKAINRSVFPGIQGGPLMHIVAAKAVCFKEAASADFQAYGQQVVDNAKVLAETLIAGGLTLVSGGTDNHLCLVDVTGFGIGGKLAEAALEKCGITVNMNMIPFDTRKPMDPSGIRIGTPALTTRGMKVEQMRTIGNWIIQALKSHDDDSVLTSIRGQVSELCQGFPVPADAATASVTV
- a CDS encoding response regulator, which encodes MPADRILIADDNEANRELLDAYLANVECEIEHAVDGADCMEKVASFAPDLILLDVMMPRLSGFEVCKKIKQDPATQQIIVLMVTALNELGDIERAVESGTDDFLTKPVNKFQLLKRVENMLKLKGTRDELERLRAYIREMEEQAEPQG
- a CDS encoding SDR family NAD(P)-dependent oxidoreductase, producing the protein MPFDLTGSTALITGGTQGVGAAIAIAIAGSGGNVVLHGLRDDDAAQQTLAACRAQGANADLLLGDLAGPTEDCIGRLFDSATAAHPEINMLVNNAGTYIDVPFLEMDFERYQRTMQLNVAAGFFLTQAFARRWVDRQARGRVLFTGSINGQLAEPDHVAYDSSKGAVLAMVKSLCVALAPHGIRVNGMAPGLVKTPLTGVLETDQDLDAWMRLHTPNGRVPEASACGGAAVFLLSDEAEHVHGQMLLVDGGMSAWQQPDMPTQLRGKLS